In Candidatus Woesebacteria bacterium, one DNA window encodes the following:
- a CDS encoding Ribosomal large subunit pseudouridine synthase D → MSKGKGKGKVGNNLKPQVIYEDGFLLVLDKPSGWITNSAFTVGKNPVVQDFILNNFDFEIAKNRDLRSGIVHRLDKDTSGLLLVAKTERAFRALQSQFKRRMVEKRYLALVHQKLEPEEGEIKAPVGRLPWNRERFGVLPGGREAFTKYKVLKNFKHPENADTFSLVEVAPKTGRTHQIRIHFKYIGHPLVSDAFYAGRKTSRRDLVWCPRLFLHAFFLSFNHPQTSKSLEIKIDLPSDLKKTLDFLIELE, encoded by the coding sequence GTCAAAAGGAAAAGGAAAAGGAAAAGTAGGAAATAACCTCAAGCCTCAAGTAATTTACGAAGATGGTTTTTTGTTGGTTTTAGATAAGCCCTCTGGTTGGATTACGAATTCTGCTTTCACAGTAGGCAAAAACCCTGTTGTTCAGGACTTTATTCTTAATAATTTTGATTTTGAGATAGCCAAAAATCGGGATTTAAGGTCTGGAATAGTACATCGTTTGGATAAAGATACTAGCGGTCTTCTCTTGGTAGCCAAAACAGAAAGAGCTTTTAGAGCTCTCCAGAGCCAATTTAAGAGGAGGATGGTAGAAAAAAGATACTTGGCTTTAGTTCATCAAAAATTAGAGCCTGAAGAAGGCGAGATAAAAGCTCCTGTGGGCCGTTTGCCTTGGAATCGGGAAAGATTTGGTGTTTTGCCGGGTGGAAGGGAAGCGTTTACAAAGTATAAAGTCTTGAAAAATTTTAAGCATCCTGAAAATGCTGATACTTTTTCCTTGGTGGAAGTAGCTCCAAAAACCGGCAGAACTCATCAGATAAGAATTCATTTTAAGTATATTGGACATCCTTTGGTCTCAGATGCTTTTTATGCTGGCCGGAAAACCTCGCGCCGAGATCTAGTGTGGTGCCCAAGACTTTTTTTACATGCTTTCTTTTTGTCGTTTAATCATCCACAGACGAGTAAAAGTTTAGAAATTAAGATTGACTTACCATCTGATCTTAAAAAAACTCTGGATTTTTTGATTGAGTTAGAATAA
- a CDS encoding Translation elongation factor P: MIQATDLRAGVTFLSDNKPYRVIKYNLIKMGRGGATVRVTARDLLSGTVEDKTFSSNVKVEEVTTSKRKLNFLYSDKSVATFMDPESFEQVEIPVEVISDELPYIKEGESVDILFWGDKPLSIDIPPKVTLKVVETAPGVKGNSATNVFKPAKLENGLEVKVPLFVKEGDLIRVDTRTGAYVERANK, encoded by the coding sequence ATGATCCAAGCAACAGATTTAAGAGCGGGAGTGACTTTTCTTTCTGATAATAAACCCTATCGAGTTATCAAATACAACTTGATCAAGATGGGACGGGGTGGGGCAACGGTTCGCGTGACAGCTAGGGATTTACTTAGTGGTACGGTTGAAGATAAAACTTTTAGCTCAAATGTCAAAGTTGAAGAAGTAACCACTTCAAAACGAAAGCTGAACTTTCTTTATTCGGATAAAAGCGTGGCTACTTTTATGGATCCTGAAAGTTTTGAACAGGTTGAAATTCCTGTTGAAGTTATTTCAGACGAGTTGCCTTATATTAAGGAAGGCGAATCAGTTGATATTTTGTTTTGGGGAGATAAACCACTTTCGATTGATATACCTCCTAAAGTTACTCTGAAGGTAGTTGAGACAGCTCCTGGTGTTAAGGGTAATTCTGCTACCAATGTGTTTAAACCAGCAAAACTTGAGAATGGTCTTGAAGTAAAAGTGCCTCTTTTTGTCAAGGAAGGAGACTTGATCAGAGTTGATACAAGAACTGGGGCGTATGTAGAAAGAGCCAATAAATAG
- a CDS encoding Sodium/hydrogen exchanger: protein MACLLILYTYSIFNYNEVMGNLGLLNIIFIFLLASFLGGLAARILKLQPFVGYIIIGILFGSFLPKDLIEIDKLAEIGAILLLFSLGLELSLSKLQRILKVAVWGGIIQLVFSSVLFFIILLLFGFSQVLSLILAIGFSLSSTAVVVKLLSEKGDLESVHGELMVGWLLVQDLAVLPIMIFLTSLSTRGGNWFLSLALMSAKGFLIIGLVVLLGRLILPYLIHKVASFNSRELLLLLSVIFALGTAFLVNLFGFSFALGAFLAGVVISDSQEKHAVFAETRSLRDLFVALFFVTLGFSLIPSVFIKSSFLILILVLLIFLVKFLVFLLVNFTFGYYGKAAIISSLGLTQVGEFSFIIFSQANLLGLISPENASLGIAVALSSLILSPIVFKYSYTLWKRLKLAAENRPFLLKYMLSPERNKNHNLGELSGHIVVCGFGRVGKWVCKALESLGIDFVIVDYNEKAIREAKEKGIKVIYGDASDPEIIKQAQVASSKCVVIAIPDKLAQEELITHIQTISPNVKIFARAHFDEDAVRLRFLRVDKVVQPEFEAAIGIVSSVLSALGKSNPEIKSKIRNLRRSHTISEEPSF, encoded by the coding sequence ATGGCCTGTCTCCTTATTCTTTACACTTATTCTATTTTTAACTACAATGAGGTGATGGGTAATTTGGGTCTTTTAAATATAATATTTATTTTTCTTTTGGCCTCTTTTTTGGGAGGACTGGCGGCAAGAATCTTAAAACTTCAACCTTTTGTGGGTTACATTATCATTGGTATTTTATTTGGCAGTTTCTTACCTAAAGATCTAATTGAAATTGATAAATTGGCTGAAATTGGGGCAATTTTGCTTCTTTTCTCTCTTGGGCTTGAACTTTCTTTGTCTAAATTACAAAGGATTCTAAAAGTAGCAGTTTGGGGAGGAATAATTCAGCTAGTTTTTTCATCAGTTCTTTTCTTTATAATTCTCTTGCTTTTTGGTTTTAGTCAAGTATTAAGTTTGATTTTAGCTATTGGCTTTTCGCTTTCTTCAACAGCCGTCGTGGTTAAGCTGTTGTCTGAGAAAGGTGATTTGGAAAGCGTTCATGGGGAACTAATGGTTGGTTGGCTTCTGGTTCAAGATTTGGCAGTTTTGCCCATAATGATTTTTTTGACTAGTCTCTCAACTAGAGGAGGAAATTGGTTTTTGTCTTTGGCCTTAATGTCGGCAAAGGGATTTTTAATTATCGGACTAGTTGTTCTTCTGGGGAGATTGATTTTGCCTTACCTTATTCATAAGGTTGCTTCCTTTAATTCGCGCGAGCTTCTTCTTTTGCTCTCTGTTATTTTTGCTTTGGGAACAGCTTTTTTGGTTAATCTCTTTGGTTTTTCTTTTGCTTTAGGAGCCTTTTTGGCAGGGGTTGTTATTTCTGATTCGCAAGAAAAGCATGCTGTTTTTGCCGAGACTCGTTCTCTTCGAGATTTATTTGTAGCTTTGTTTTTTGTGACTCTTGGTTTTTCTCTTATTCCCAGCGTATTTATAAAATCTTCCTTTTTGATTTTAATTCTGGTTTTACTTATTTTCTTGGTTAAGTTTTTGGTCTTTCTTCTTGTTAACTTTACTTTTGGCTATTATGGAAAAGCAGCCATTATTTCAAGTTTGGGATTGACTCAAGTGGGTGAGTTTTCTTTTATCATTTTCTCTCAAGCTAATCTTCTTGGTCTTATTTCTCCTGAAAATGCTTCTCTTGGGATCGCAGTTGCTCTTTCTTCTTTGATATTAAGCCCAATTGTGTTTAAGTATTCTTATACTTTATGGAAGAGATTGAAACTCGCGGCTGAAAATAGACCGTTTTTGTTGAAGTACATGCTTTCGCCTGAGAGGAACAAAAATCATAATCTGGGAGAGTTGTCAGGTCATATTGTAGTCTGCGGTTTTGGAAGAGTTGGAAAGTGGGTTTGTAAAGCACTTGAATCTTTGGGAATTGATTTTGTGATTGTTGATTATAACGAAAAGGCAATTAGAGAAGCAAAAGAGAAGGGTATTAAGGTTATCTATGGTGATGCTTCAGACCCTGAAATTATTAAGCAAGCGCAAGTTGCTTCTTCAAAATGCGTGGTAATTGCAATTCCTGATAAACTGGCTCAAGAGGAATTGATCACTCATATTCAAACTATTTCTCCTAACGTAAAAATTTTTGCCAGAGCCCATTTTGATGAAGATGCAGTGAGACTGAGATTCTTGAGGGTAGACAAAGTCGTCCAGCCGGAATTTGAGGCGGCAATTGGTATTGTAAGCTCGGTTCTTTCAGCCCTTGGGAAAA